From Streptomyces sp. NBC_00683, one genomic window encodes:
- a CDS encoding type 1 glutamine amidotransferase domain-containing protein, which produces MPSVLFVLTGADHWTLNDGTTHPTGFWAEELAAPHRVFTQAHFDITIATPGGVAPTVDTASLAAEANGGQEQADAVASYLAAIDETLRIPARLEDIVPTSYDVVFYPGGHGPMEDLAVSEVSGRLLTAALDSGTHLGVLCHAPAALLPARREDGSWPFAGYRLTGFSNTEETQAGLAAKAPWLLENRLVELGADYSAGDPWGPHTVHDRNLHTGQNPASSEQLAREIMAAL; this is translated from the coding sequence ATGCCCTCCGTACTGTTCGTCCTCACCGGTGCCGACCACTGGACCCTCAACGACGGCACCACCCATCCCACCGGCTTCTGGGCCGAGGAGCTCGCCGCCCCGCACCGCGTCTTCACCCAGGCCCATTTTGACATCACCATCGCCACCCCGGGCGGCGTGGCCCCCACCGTCGACACGGCCAGCCTGGCCGCCGAGGCCAACGGGGGCCAGGAGCAGGCCGATGCCGTCGCCTCGTACCTCGCGGCGATCGACGAGACGCTCCGCATCCCCGCCCGCCTCGAGGACATCGTGCCCACCTCGTACGACGTGGTCTTCTACCCCGGCGGCCACGGCCCCATGGAGGACCTGGCCGTCAGCGAGGTCTCCGGCCGCCTCCTCACAGCCGCCCTGGACTCCGGCACGCACCTGGGCGTCCTGTGCCACGCCCCCGCCGCGCTGCTGCCCGCCCGCCGCGAGGACGGCAGCTGGCCCTTCGCCGGCTACCGCCTGACCGGATTCAGCAACACGGAGGAGACCCAGGCCGGCCTGGCCGCCAAGGCCCCCTGGCTGCTGGAGAACCGGCTCGTGGAACTCGGCGCGGACTACTCCGCCGGAGACCCCTGGGGGCCCCACACCGTGCACGACCGCAATCTGCACACCGGACAGAACCCGGCCTCCTCGGAACAGCTGGCCCGCGAGATCATGGCGGCCCTGTGA
- a CDS encoding MarR family winged helix-turn-helix transcriptional regulator translates to MTTEPAPRAVPTPDELLEPLAVVVRGHHDDLTAVAARHGLSTSQARALIALNEPMPMSALAHHLVCDASNATGLIGRMETRGLVTRTPAPDDRRSKVAARTPDGTELAHRIRAEMRVVHGALEALTPQERTALLPLLNRLGQLLSS, encoded by the coding sequence ATGACGACGGAACCGGCACCCCGCGCCGTCCCTACTCCGGACGAACTGCTGGAACCCCTCGCGGTCGTCGTCCGCGGCCACCACGACGACCTCACCGCCGTCGCCGCCCGCCACGGCCTCAGCACCTCGCAGGCGCGCGCGCTGATCGCCCTGAACGAACCCATGCCGATGAGCGCCCTGGCCCATCACCTGGTCTGCGACGCGTCCAACGCCACCGGCCTCATCGGCCGCATGGAGACCCGCGGCCTCGTCACCCGCACCCCGGCCCCCGACGACCGCCGCTCCAAGGTCGCCGCCCGCACACCGGACGGCACCGAGCTGGCCCACCGCATCCGCGCCGAGATGCGCGTCGTGCACGGCGCCCTGGAGGCGCTCACCCCCCAGGAGCGCACGGCGCTGCTGCCCCTCCTCAACCGGCTGGGGCAGCTGCTGTCCTCATGA
- a CDS encoding PLD nuclease N-terminal domain-containing protein, translated as MLRALIYLLPLALTIYAFIDCLNTPEDEAKHLPKLAWVFIILLFWIVGPIVWFAAGKLRVPPAGGRTPSEWHRNHRTTWVAPDDNPDFLKSIKDENARDESLLKDWEADLRRREDEMKRREDGAGSGDASS; from the coding sequence ATGCTCAGGGCCTTGATCTATCTTCTGCCGCTCGCACTCACGATCTACGCGTTCATAGACTGCCTGAACACGCCGGAGGACGAGGCCAAGCACCTGCCGAAGCTGGCCTGGGTCTTCATCATCCTGCTGTTCTGGATCGTGGGTCCGATCGTCTGGTTCGCCGCGGGCAAGCTGCGGGTGCCGCCCGCCGGAGGCCGTACGCCCTCCGAGTGGCACCGCAACCACCGCACCACATGGGTGGCCCCGGACGACAACCCGGACTTCCTGAAGTCGATCAAGGACGAGAACGCCCGGGACGAGTCGCTCCTGAAGGACTGGGAGGCGGATCTGCGCCGCCGCGAGGACGAGATGAAGCGCCGCGAGGACGGGGCGGGGTCCGGCGACGCCTCCTCATGA
- a CDS encoding menaquinone biosynthesis decarboxylase — MAYDDLRSLLRALEREGDLKRIKAEVDPYLEVGEIVDRVNKAGGPALLFENVKGASMPLAMNVFGTDRRLLKALGLKSYSDISDKIGGLLKPELPNGFVGVREAFGKLGSMVHVPPKKVKSASAPVQEVVLTGDDVDLEQLPALFTWPEDGGSFFNLGLTHTKHPETGIRNLGLYRLQRHDKRTIGMHWQIHKDSRNHYQVAAKRGERLPVAIAFGAPPAVTYASTAPLPGDIDEYLFAGFVQGKRIEMVDCKTVPLQVPAQAEVVIEGWLEPGEMLPEGPFGDHTGFYTPQEPFPALTIDCVTMRKRPLLQSIVVGRPPTEDGPLGRATERFFLPLLKIIIPDIVDYHLPEAGGFHNCAIISIDKKYPKHAQKVMSAVWGAHMMSLTKLIVVVDADCDVHDLHEVAWRALGNTDYARDLLLTEGPVDHLDHASYQQFWGGKAGIDATRKLPEEGYTRDGGWPEMVESDPDTAAKVDRRWKEYGL; from the coding sequence ATGGCTTACGACGATCTTCGCTCCCTGCTCCGGGCTCTGGAGCGCGAGGGCGATCTCAAGCGCATCAAGGCCGAGGTCGACCCGTATCTGGAGGTCGGCGAGATCGTCGACCGGGTGAACAAGGCGGGCGGGCCCGCGTTGCTCTTCGAGAACGTCAAGGGGGCGTCCATGCCCCTGGCCATGAATGTCTTCGGGACCGACCGGCGGCTGCTCAAGGCGCTCGGGCTGAAGTCCTACTCCGACATCAGCGACAAGATCGGCGGCCTGCTCAAGCCGGAGCTGCCGAACGGCTTCGTCGGGGTCCGCGAGGCGTTCGGGAAGCTCGGCTCGATGGTCCATGTGCCGCCGAAGAAGGTGAAGTCCGCGAGCGCACCCGTCCAGGAGGTCGTCCTGACCGGTGACGACGTGGACCTGGAACAGCTGCCGGCGCTCTTCACCTGGCCCGAGGACGGCGGCTCGTTCTTCAACCTGGGTCTCACGCACACCAAGCACCCCGAGACCGGCATCCGCAACCTCGGGCTCTACCGGCTGCAGCGCCACGACAAGCGCACCATCGGCATGCACTGGCAGATCCACAAGGACAGCCGCAACCACTACCAGGTCGCCGCCAAGCGCGGTGAACGGCTGCCCGTCGCCATCGCGTTCGGGGCACCGCCCGCGGTGACGTACGCGTCCACGGCGCCGTTGCCGGGGGACATCGACGAGTACCTCTTCGCCGGCTTCGTCCAGGGCAAGCGGATCGAGATGGTCGACTGCAAGACCGTCCCGCTCCAGGTGCCGGCGCAGGCCGAGGTCGTCATCGAGGGGTGGCTGGAGCCGGGCGAGATGCTGCCCGAGGGGCCCTTCGGCGACCACACCGGCTTCTACACACCGCAGGAGCCCTTCCCCGCGCTGACGATCGACTGCGTGACGATGCGGAAGCGTCCGCTGCTGCAGTCGATCGTGGTGGGCCGGCCGCCGACGGAGGACGGGCCGCTGGGGCGGGCCACCGAGAGGTTCTTCCTCCCGCTGCTCAAGATCATCATTCCGGACATCGTGGACTACCACCTGCCCGAGGCGGGCGGCTTCCACAACTGCGCGATCATCTCGATCGACAAGAAGTACCCGAAGCACGCCCAGAAGGTGATGAGTGCCGTCTGGGGTGCGCACATGATGTCGCTGACCAAGCTCATCGTGGTCGTGGACGCCGACTGCGACGTCCACGATCTGCACGAAGTCGCCTGGCGGGCGCTCGGCAACACCGACTACGCCCGCGACCTGCTCCTCACCGAAGGGCCGGTCGACCATCTCGACCATGCCTCCTACCAGCAGTTCTGGGGTGGCAAGGCGGGCATCGACGCGACGCGGAAGCTGCCCGAGGAGGGCTACACACGGGACGGGGGCTGGCCGGAGATGGTCGAGTCCGACCCCGACACGGCGGCGAAGGTCGACCGCCGCTGGAAGGAGTACGGCCTGTGA
- the mqnP gene encoding menaquinone biosynthesis prenyltransferase MqnP: MPQPRSTPRAFLRLVMIEHSVFALPFAYIAALTAMFQLDKDIHWGTLLLVTVAMVGLRTFAMAANRIIDREIDARNPRTASRELVTGAVSVKSAWTGAVVAVVVFLGAAALLNPLCLALAPVAVVPMVVYPYGKRFTNFPHAILGIAQAIGPIGAWLAVTGSWSWDAVILGLAVGIWIGGFDLIFACQDVQADRAHGVLSFPARFGIPAALWGARVCHVVTTGLLVWFGLATDAELFYWIGMAIVAAAFVYEHRVVRPHDLSRLNRAFFSVNGFIGIALFACALLDLLVRGLTP, encoded by the coding sequence ATGCCGCAGCCCCGCAGCACGCCCCGCGCGTTCCTGCGGCTGGTGATGATCGAGCACTCGGTGTTCGCCCTGCCGTTCGCGTACATCGCCGCGCTGACCGCGATGTTCCAGCTGGACAAGGACATCCACTGGGGCACCCTGCTGCTCGTGACCGTCGCCATGGTCGGGCTGCGGACGTTCGCCATGGCCGCCAACCGGATCATCGACCGGGAGATCGACGCCCGTAACCCCCGCACCGCGAGCCGTGAACTGGTCACCGGTGCGGTCTCGGTGAAGTCGGCGTGGACCGGCGCGGTCGTCGCCGTCGTCGTCTTCCTCGGCGCGGCCGCCCTGCTGAACCCGCTCTGTCTGGCGCTGGCACCCGTCGCCGTCGTGCCGATGGTCGTCTACCCGTACGGCAAGCGGTTCACGAACTTCCCGCACGCGATCCTCGGCATCGCCCAGGCCATCGGGCCGATCGGCGCCTGGCTCGCGGTGACCGGCAGCTGGTCGTGGGACGCGGTGATCCTCGGCCTGGCCGTCGGGATCTGGATCGGCGGCTTCGACCTGATCTTCGCCTGCCAGGACGTGCAGGCCGACCGGGCCCACGGGGTGCTCTCCTTCCCGGCGCGCTTCGGGATCCCGGCCGCGCTGTGGGGCGCGCGGGTCTGCCACGTCGTGACGACCGGGCTGCTGGTCTGGTTCGGCCTGGCGACGGACGCGGAGCTCTTCTACTGGATCGGCATGGCGATCGTCGCAGCGGCCTTCGTGTACGAGCACCGGGTCGTGCGGCCGCACGATCTGTCCCGGCTGAACCGGGCGTTCTTCTCGGTCAACGGGTTCATCGGCATCGCGCTGTTCGCCTGCGCGCTGCTCGACCTGCTGGTGCGCGGTCTCACACCGTGA
- a CDS encoding rhomboid family intramembrane serine protease produces MTGTRTGATARAVTAGAVMLGWIALLWVLEGIDTATGHSLDTYGISPREPAELADIVPSAFLHSGWEHVASNSVPLLVLGFIAALAGIRRFAAVVLVVIVTGGLGVWLTAPPNTVTLGASGVVFGLFGYLLVRGFVDRRPLDIVVGLVIAAVYGSLLWGVLPTDSGISWQGHLFGLMGGVAAAFAFRRPRRTAGAVTV; encoded by the coding sequence ATGACCGGTACGCGCACAGGCGCCACCGCACGGGCCGTCACGGCGGGCGCCGTGATGCTGGGGTGGATCGCGCTGCTGTGGGTGCTGGAAGGCATCGACACGGCTACCGGCCACTCCCTCGACACGTACGGCATCAGCCCGCGTGAGCCCGCGGAGCTCGCCGACATCGTGCCGTCCGCGTTCCTGCACAGCGGCTGGGAGCACGTGGCCTCCAACAGCGTCCCGCTGCTGGTGCTCGGCTTCATCGCGGCACTCGCGGGGATACGCAGGTTCGCCGCCGTGGTCCTGGTGGTGATCGTGACGGGCGGCCTCGGCGTCTGGCTCACCGCGCCCCCGAACACGGTCACGCTCGGCGCGTCCGGTGTCGTCTTCGGCCTCTTCGGCTATCTGCTGGTCCGCGGCTTCGTGGACCGCCGCCCGCTCGACATCGTCGTCGGCCTGGTCATCGCCGCGGTCTACGGCTCACTGCTCTGGGGTGTGCTGCCGACCGACTCCGGCATCAGCTGGCAGGGCCACCTGTTCGGCCTCATGGGCGGGGTGGCGGCGGCCTTCGCCTTCCGCCGCCCCCGCCGCACGGCCGGTGCCGTCACGGTGTGA
- a CDS encoding UbiX family flavin prenyltransferase, giving the protein MSQQQRRPWIVGVSGASGTPFAASVLRGLLAAGESVDLVVSRASRLTLLDETGIAFRDAHWREDLGDWLARGADGKPHTFGVSGTDLDRVRHWPAGDLAAGPSSGSYPAKGMLIVPASTACVAGVALGLSKDLLQRAASVTLKERRRLVVAVRETPLSGQTLKQMVALDEAGAVVLPASPAFYAGATHIQDLVDFVAGRVLDAAGVPHQLYRRWEGELGGGSRERS; this is encoded by the coding sequence GTGAGTCAGCAGCAGCGCAGGCCTTGGATTGTCGGGGTGTCCGGCGCATCGGGGACGCCGTTCGCCGCCTCGGTCCTGCGGGGGCTGCTGGCCGCGGGGGAGAGTGTCGACCTGGTGGTGAGCCGCGCCTCGCGCCTCACCCTTCTGGACGAGACGGGGATCGCCTTCCGCGACGCGCACTGGCGGGAGGACCTGGGCGACTGGCTGGCGCGGGGTGCCGACGGGAAGCCGCACACCTTCGGTGTGAGCGGGACGGATCTCGATCGCGTACGGCACTGGCCGGCCGGCGATCTGGCGGCCGGGCCGTCCTCGGGGTCCTACCCGGCGAAGGGGATGCTCATCGTGCCGGCGTCGACGGCCTGTGTGGCCGGGGTGGCACTCGGACTGTCCAAGGACCTGCTGCAGCGGGCCGCGAGCGTCACGCTCAAGGAGCGGCGGAGGCTGGTCGTCGCGGTCCGCGAGACCCCGCTGAGCGGGCAGACGCTGAAGCAGATGGTCGCGCTCGACGAGGCGGGCGCAGTGGTGCTGCCCGCCTCTCCGGCGTTCTACGCGGGTGCGACGCACATCCAGGATCTGGTGGACTTCGTCGCGGGGCGGGTGCTGGACGCGGCAGGGGTGCCGCACCAGCTGTACCGCCGGTGGGAAGGAGAGCTCGGTGGGGGCTCCCGTGAAAGGTCCTAG
- a CDS encoding Lrp/AsnC family transcriptional regulator, with amino-acid sequence MDAVDRQLIQALRENGRASYAELGRLVGLSGPSVTDRINRLETAGVITGYRATVASASLGLGVTALIGISLSDAADHEDVAHRLKDLAEIEDCWFIAGDDSYMLKVRVGDVDGLEKTIRRLSGTKGVSRTRTTIVLSTKWENRVGELPDEA; translated from the coding sequence ATGGACGCGGTGGACAGGCAGCTCATCCAGGCCCTCAGAGAGAACGGCAGGGCCTCGTATGCCGAGCTGGGGCGGCTCGTGGGGCTCTCCGGGCCCAGCGTCACCGACCGGATCAACCGGCTGGAAACCGCCGGTGTCATCACCGGCTACCGCGCGACGGTCGCCTCCGCGTCGCTGGGACTCGGGGTCACCGCGCTGATCGGCATCTCGCTCTCCGACGCCGCCGACCACGAGGACGTCGCGCACCGGCTGAAGGACCTCGCCGAGATCGAGGACTGCTGGTTCATCGCGGGTGACGACTCGTACATGCTCAAGGTGCGGGTCGGCGACGTGGACGGCCTCGAGAAGACGATCCGCCGGCTCAGTGGCACGAAGGGGGTCTCCCGGACCCGTACCACGATCGTGCTCTCCACCAAGTGGGAGAACCGGGTCGGGGAACTGCCCGACGAGGCATAG
- the mqnE gene encoding aminofutalosine synthase MqnE has protein sequence MDAGLKRELEEKVRAGERLTREDGIALYESDDLAWLGGLAHEVRTRKNGDVVHFNVNRHLNMTNVCTASCAYCSFQRKPGEKDAYTMRIEEAVRLAKAMENENLTELHIVNGLHPTLPWRYYPRSLSALKEALPNVGLKAFTATEIHHFETISGLSASEILDELIEAGLESLTGGGAEIFDWEVRQHIVDHNTHWEDWSRIHRLAHEKGLKTPATMLYGHIEEPRHRVDHVLRLREMQDETGGFQVFIPLRYQHDFVDMKDGKVRNTLQARTSMATGAEALKTFAVSRLLFDNVPHVKVFWVMHGVQTAQLALQHGADDMDGSVVEYKITHDADDYGTPSKLGREDLLDLIRDAGFRPVERNTRYEILREYPGPDADRRESPQPMRV, from the coding sequence GTGGACGCGGGACTCAAGCGCGAGCTGGAGGAGAAGGTCCGGGCCGGCGAGCGGCTGACCCGCGAGGACGGGATCGCGCTCTACGAGTCCGACGACCTGGCCTGGCTCGGCGGGCTGGCCCACGAGGTGCGTACGAGGAAGAACGGCGACGTCGTCCACTTCAACGTCAACCGCCACCTCAACATGACCAACGTGTGCACCGCGTCCTGCGCGTACTGCTCGTTCCAGCGCAAGCCGGGCGAGAAGGACGCGTACACGATGCGCATCGAGGAAGCCGTCCGCCTCGCCAAGGCGATGGAGAACGAGAACCTCACCGAGCTGCACATCGTCAACGGGCTGCACCCCACCCTGCCGTGGCGCTACTACCCCCGTTCGCTCAGCGCGCTCAAGGAAGCCCTGCCGAACGTGGGGCTCAAGGCGTTCACCGCGACGGAGATCCACCACTTCGAGACGATCTCGGGGCTCTCGGCGTCCGAGATCCTCGACGAGCTGATCGAGGCCGGTCTGGAGTCGCTGACCGGCGGTGGCGCGGAGATCTTCGACTGGGAGGTCCGCCAGCACATCGTCGACCACAACACCCACTGGGAGGACTGGTCGCGCATCCACCGTCTCGCGCACGAGAAGGGGCTCAAGACCCCGGCGACGATGCTGTACGGGCACATCGAGGAGCCCCGTCACCGCGTCGACCACGTGCTGCGGCTGCGGGAGATGCAGGACGAGACCGGCGGCTTCCAGGTCTTCATCCCGCTGCGCTACCAGCACGACTTCGTGGACATGAAGGACGGCAAGGTCCGCAACACGCTCCAGGCGCGGACGTCGATGGCGACCGGCGCGGAGGCGCTCAAGACCTTCGCGGTCTCGCGGCTGCTCTTCGACAACGTTCCCCACGTCAAGGTGTTCTGGGTGATGCACGGGGTGCAGACCGCTCAGCTCGCGCTCCAGCACGGCGCGGACGACATGGACGGCTCGGTCGTCGAGTACAAGATCACGCACGACGCGGACGACTACGGCACGCCGAGCAAGCTCGGCCGTGAGGACCTCCTGGACCTGATCCGGGACGCGGGCTTCCGGCCGGTGGAGCGCAACACCCGGTACGAGATCCTGCGCGAGTACCCGGGTCCGGACGCCGACCGGCGCGAGTCGCCGCAGCCGATGCGCGTCTGA
- a CDS encoding GNAT family N-acetyltransferase codes for MALTFEVDPPFDRALRDSITALWVDVTNAGGAVGFVPPVTAEEVRPELVRHLAGMAEGRTRLIVGRDEDGTVAATAFLTHNSHRLMRHWIGLYTVMVHPRHQGRGFGRELMAASADAARAIEGIDAIRLTCRGGTGADRFYTSCGYQEVGRVPNAIRVAEDDYRDDIIMLLPLLRQDSPSAGRLVETGSPAN; via the coding sequence ATGGCACTTACATTTGAGGTCGATCCCCCGTTCGACCGGGCGCTGCGGGACAGCATCACCGCGCTCTGGGTCGACGTCACCAACGCGGGCGGAGCCGTCGGCTTCGTGCCACCCGTCACCGCCGAGGAGGTCCGGCCGGAGCTGGTCAGGCACCTCGCCGGGATGGCCGAGGGCCGAACCCGCCTGATCGTCGGACGGGACGAGGACGGCACTGTGGCCGCCACCGCCTTCCTCACGCACAACTCCCACCGGCTGATGCGGCACTGGATCGGGCTCTACACGGTGATGGTCCACCCCCGCCACCAGGGCAGGGGCTTCGGGCGCGAACTGATGGCCGCCTCGGCCGACGCCGCCCGCGCCATCGAGGGCATCGACGCCATCCGGCTCACCTGCCGCGGCGGCACCGGGGCCGACCGCTTCTACACCTCCTGCGGATACCAGGAGGTGGGCCGGGTCCCGAACGCGATCAGGGTGGCCGAGGACGACTACCGCGACGACATCATCATGCTGCTCCCGCTCCTCCGGCAGGACAGCCCCTCCGCGGGACGGCTCGTGGAAACCGGGAGCCCTGCGAACTGA
- a CDS encoding DUF4229 domain-containing protein, with the protein MSAAKPSATIRYTAMRLLIFVGCFFVSGVAVHFGVLPAGLGGSNVVWVILLGLVLSAPLSFVLLRKQRDEMSAQLISTVDRTKAKLEANRTREDRVTQ; encoded by the coding sequence GTGTCCGCTGCCAAGCCGAGCGCAACGATCCGCTACACCGCGATGCGCCTGCTGATTTTCGTGGGCTGCTTCTTCGTCTCCGGTGTCGCCGTCCACTTCGGCGTGCTGCCCGCCGGGCTCGGTGGATCCAACGTCGTCTGGGTCATCCTGCTCGGCCTCGTCCTCTCCGCGCCCCTCAGCTTCGTCCTCCTGCGCAAGCAGCGCGACGAGATGTCCGCCCAGCTCATCTCCACGGTCGACCGGACCAAGGCCAAGCTCGAGGCGAACCGCACGCGCGAGGACAGAGTCACCCAGTAA
- a CDS encoding dicarboxylate/amino acid:cation symporter: MSANSASPATDAGKSTGSGFRIPKVPFWVQIVAGLVLGVLLGWLARSQDISWLYTTLDQVGSIFVQLLKLAVAPLVFFAILVSITNLRKVNNAARLATRTLLWFMITSLIAVAIGLAIGLVTNPGSGTGLTPKDGAKPEHAGSWIDFLTGIIPTDIITPFTELNVLQIVFMAAVAGIAALQLGEKAKPILSLSESILELLQKALWWVIRLAPIGTVGLIGYAIADYGWDLIGKYATFTADVYIGCALVMFGVYPLLLATVAKVSPLQFFKGAWPAIQLAFVSRSSVGTMPVTQKVTERLGVPKEYASFAVPFGATTKMDGCAAIYPALAAIFIAQIFDVQLGIGDYILIAFVSVIGSAATAGLTGATVMLTLTLSTLGLPLEGVGLLLAIDPILDMMRTATNVAGQALVPVIVSARENILDHDKYNSASASPVDEIEVEVETAKPSGVPVPA, from the coding sequence GTGTCCGCGAATTCCGCGTCCCCCGCGACCGACGCCGGTAAGTCCACCGGCTCCGGTTTCCGCATACCCAAGGTCCCGTTCTGGGTTCAGATCGTCGCCGGTCTGGTCCTGGGTGTCCTGCTCGGCTGGCTCGCCCGCAGCCAGGACATCAGCTGGCTCTACACCACGCTCGACCAGGTCGGCAGCATCTTCGTCCAGTTGCTGAAGCTGGCCGTCGCGCCCCTCGTCTTCTTCGCGATCCTGGTGTCGATCACCAACCTGCGCAAGGTCAACAACGCCGCGAGGCTGGCGACCCGCACGCTGCTCTGGTTCATGATCACCTCGCTCATCGCGGTCGCCATCGGCCTCGCGATCGGGCTGGTCACCAACCCGGGCTCCGGTACCGGCCTCACCCCGAAGGACGGCGCCAAGCCCGAGCACGCCGGCTCCTGGATCGACTTCCTCACCGGCATCATCCCGACGGACATCATCACGCCGTTCACCGAGCTGAACGTGCTGCAGATCGTCTTCATGGCCGCCGTCGCCGGGATCGCCGCGCTCCAGCTCGGCGAGAAGGCCAAGCCCATCCTCTCCCTCAGCGAGTCGATCCTGGAGCTCCTCCAGAAGGCCCTGTGGTGGGTCATCCGCCTCGCCCCGATCGGCACCGTCGGCCTCATCGGCTACGCGATCGCCGACTACGGCTGGGACCTGATCGGCAAGTACGCCACGTTCACCGCCGACGTCTACATCGGCTGCGCCCTGGTGATGTTCGGCGTCTACCCGCTGCTCCTCGCGACGGTCGCCAAGGTCAGCCCGCTGCAGTTCTTCAAGGGCGCCTGGCCCGCGATCCAGCTGGCCTTCGTCTCCCGCTCCTCCGTCGGCACGATGCCGGTCACCCAGAAGGTCACCGAGCGTCTCGGTGTCCCGAAGGAGTACGCCAGCTTCGCCGTCCCGTTCGGTGCCACGACGAAGATGGACGGCTGCGCCGCGATCTACCCGGCGCTGGCGGCGATCTTCATCGCGCAGATCTTCGACGTCCAGCTGGGCATCGGTGACTACATCCTGATCGCGTTCGTCTCGGTGATCGGCTCGGCCGCCACCGCCGGCCTCACCGGCGCCACGGTCATGCTGACGCTGACCCTGTCGACGCTGGGCCTCCCGCTGGAGGGCGTGGGTCTGCTGCTCGCCATCGACCCGATCCTGGACATGATGCGCACCGCCACGAACGTGGCCGGACAGGCGCTGGTCCCGGTGATCGTGTCGGCCCGCGAGAACATCCTCGACCACGACAAGTACAACTCGGCGTCGGCCTCCCCGGTCGACGAGATCGAGGTCGAGGTCGAGACCGCGAAGCCGTCGGGCGTGCCCGTCCCCGCGTGA
- a CDS encoding alpha/beta hydrolase family protein gives MTLRLPGRTAAVALTALALLAPSAVTAHALSGPAPTPATSAATLELPRPTGPYAVGTDVLHLTDHDRTDPWVPDSGNRELMVSVHYPALPGGGSGPAPYMSTEEAQLFLAQRKLDGIVPATVVSSTSTHARTDARAARGRFPLVLLSPGFGTPRATLTSLAEDLASRGYVVASVDHAYESTGTAFPGGRMLTCAACDAAEAAPDEAAERAVLKTVSTGRADDLTFVLDRLTGPRPAWDKSRMIDRRRVAAAGHSIGGSAAASTMLADSRVDAGINMDGTFFDPIHRSGIGDRPFLMLGTDAGHRPGGADGSWDEGWQHLDGWKRWLTVKDAGHFTFTDIPELGEQLGLPVDPAATLSGDRSTRITRDYVAAFLDLHLRGRQQPLLDGPSPDNPEVVLQHR, from the coding sequence ATGACGCTCAGACTGCCCGGACGCACAGCCGCCGTCGCCCTCACCGCCCTGGCGCTGCTGGCCCCATCCGCCGTCACCGCCCACGCCTTATCCGGCCCCGCGCCCACCCCTGCCACATCCGCCGCCACGCTCGAACTGCCCCGCCCGACCGGCCCGTACGCCGTCGGCACCGACGTTCTCCACCTCACCGACCACGACCGCACCGACCCGTGGGTTCCCGACTCCGGGAACCGCGAACTGATGGTGTCGGTCCACTATCCCGCCCTGCCCGGCGGCGGAAGCGGCCCCGCCCCCTACATGAGCACCGAAGAGGCCCAACTGTTTCTGGCGCAACGGAAACTGGACGGCATCGTCCCGGCCACAGTCGTCAGCTCCACCTCCACCCATGCCCGTACCGACGCCCGGGCCGCCCGGGGCCGGTTCCCGCTGGTGCTGCTCTCCCCCGGCTTCGGTACCCCCCGCGCCACGCTGACCTCCCTCGCGGAGGACCTCGCGAGCCGCGGCTACGTCGTGGCGAGCGTCGATCACGCCTACGAGTCCACCGGAACGGCCTTCCCCGGCGGGCGGATGCTCACGTGCGCGGCCTGCGACGCGGCGGAGGCGGCGCCGGACGAGGCGGCCGAGCGGGCGGTGCTGAAGACCGTCTCCACCGGACGGGCCGACGACCTCACCTTCGTACTCGACCGGCTGACCGGTCCCCGCCCGGCCTGGGACAAGTCCCGGATGATCGACCGGCGCCGGGTCGCCGCCGCGGGCCACTCCATCGGCGGCAGCGCCGCAGCCTCCACGATGCTCGCCGACTCCCGCGTCGACGCGGGGATCAACATGGACGGCACCTTCTTCGACCCGATTCACCGCTCGGGCATCGGCGACCGCCCGTTCCTGATGCTCGGCACCGACGCGGGCCACCGTCCCGGAGGTGCGGACGGCTCCTGGGACGAGGGCTGGCAGCACCTGGACGGCTGGAAGCGGTGGCTGACCGTCAAGGACGCCGGCCACTTCACGTTCACGGACATCCCGGAACTCGGCGAACAGCTCGGCCTGCCGGTCGACCCCGCGGCCACACTCTCCGGCGACCGCTCGACACGGATCACCCGGGACTACGTGGCGGCCTTCCTCGACCTGCACCTACGGGGCCGGCAACAGCCACTCCTCGACGGCCCGTCGCCGGACAACCCCGAGGTCGTCCTCCAGCACCGCTGA